From the genome of Mycobacterium dioxanotrophicus, one region includes:
- a CDS encoding Nif3-like dinuclear metal center hexameric protein has translation MAGVRLADVIAVLDAAYPPGLAQDWDSVGLVCGDPDESVESVTIAVDATAAVVSEVPERGLLLAHHPLLLRGVDTVAASTAKGALLHQMIRTGRALFTAHTNADSASPGVSDALAEALGLQVNSVLEPVAAGPDLDKWVVFVPATDAASVRAALFAAGAGRIGDYSQCSWSVAGTGQFLPHDGATPAIGEVGTVEQVAEDRVEVIAPSRLRAAVLAAMRAAHPYEEPAFDIIALAPIPGNLGLGRIGVLASPEPLSAFVSRVCAALPATSWGVRASGDSEAMVSRVAVCGGAGDSLLRAVDAAGVDAYVTADLRHHPADEHRRASQVALVDVAHWASEFPWCAQAAGVLREHFGDTLPVRVSAVRTDPWNVESRA, from the coding sequence GTGGCCGGCGTCAGACTGGCTGACGTCATCGCGGTGCTGGATGCCGCATACCCGCCGGGGCTCGCGCAGGACTGGGATTCTGTGGGCCTGGTGTGCGGGGATCCCGACGAGTCCGTCGAATCGGTGACCATTGCGGTCGACGCCACGGCCGCCGTCGTGTCTGAGGTGCCCGAGCGTGGGCTGCTGCTGGCCCATCATCCGCTGCTGCTGCGCGGGGTGGACACCGTCGCCGCCAGCACCGCCAAAGGGGCGCTGCTGCACCAGATGATCCGTACCGGCCGGGCCCTGTTCACCGCGCACACCAACGCTGATTCGGCGTCGCCGGGCGTATCCGACGCGCTGGCCGAGGCGCTCGGGTTGCAGGTGAACAGTGTGCTGGAGCCCGTCGCGGCCGGCCCGGATCTGGACAAATGGGTGGTGTTCGTCCCGGCAACCGATGCCGCCTCGGTGCGCGCCGCCCTGTTCGCGGCGGGTGCCGGACGCATCGGTGACTATTCGCAGTGCAGCTGGAGCGTGGCCGGCACCGGACAGTTCTTGCCGCACGACGGCGCCACCCCGGCGATCGGCGAGGTCGGCACCGTCGAGCAGGTGGCCGAGGACCGGGTCGAGGTGATCGCGCCGTCACGGCTGCGGGCTGCGGTCCTGGCCGCGATGCGGGCGGCGCACCCGTACGAGGAGCCCGCCTTCGACATCATCGCGTTGGCGCCGATCCCCGGCAATCTGGGGCTTGGCCGTATCGGCGTCCTGGCGAGCCCCGAGCCGTTGTCCGCGTTCGTATCTCGCGTCTGCGCGGCACTGCCCGCCACGTCGTGGGGCGTGCGGGCGTCGGGCGATTCAGAAGCGATGGTGTCGCGGGTGGCGGTGTGCGGGGGAGCGGGGGATTCCCTGCTCCGTGCGGTCGACGCGGCAGGTGTCGACGCTTATGTCACAGCAGACCTGCGCCATCACCCCGCCGACGAGCATCGCCGTGCCTCGCAGGTGGCGCTGGTCGATGTGGCGCACTGGGCCAGCGAGTTCCCGTGGTGTGCCCAGGCTGCCGGGGTGCTGCGTGAACATTTCGGTGACACGCTGCCGGTGCGGGTCAGCGCGGTGCGCACCGATCCGTGGAATGTCGAGAGTCGAGCGTAG
- a CDS encoding zinc ribbon domain-containing protein — MKAAVSQQRSLLELTEVDAELGRLAHRAKNLAEQTRLAEVQAEHGVANDRLAALGIALEDLGTQVAKFETEIDSVRQREDRDRALLDGGTVAAKQVNEIQHELETLQRRQASLEESLLEVMERREELESQQSRELARIDELQLKLSEAQRERDGALVELDQTREVCQTRRKALTEVIDAELVELYEKQRARGGAGAGLLQGRRCGACRIEIDRGEIARITAAADDEVLRCPECGAILLRVKP, encoded by the coding sequence ATGAAAGCTGCAGTGTCCCAGCAACGTTCGCTTTTGGAGCTGACCGAGGTGGATGCCGAGCTCGGGCGGCTGGCCCATCGCGCCAAGAATCTGGCCGAGCAGACCCGGCTCGCGGAGGTACAGGCCGAGCACGGTGTCGCCAACGACCGGCTGGCCGCACTCGGTATCGCGCTGGAGGACTTGGGCACCCAGGTGGCCAAGTTCGAGACCGAGATCGACTCGGTACGCCAGCGCGAAGATCGCGACCGTGCGCTGCTCGACGGCGGAACGGTTGCAGCCAAGCAGGTCAACGAGATTCAGCACGAACTGGAGACCCTGCAGCGCCGCCAGGCCAGCCTGGAGGAATCCCTGCTGGAGGTCATGGAACGCCGCGAGGAGCTGGAGTCGCAGCAGTCCCGTGAGCTGGCCCGCATCGATGAACTGCAGCTCAAGCTCTCGGAGGCACAGCGGGAACGCGACGGCGCCCTGGTGGAACTCGATCAGACCCGTGAGGTGTGCCAAACCCGGCGCAAGGCACTGACCGAGGTGATCGACGCAGAACTCGTCGAACTCTATGAGAAGCAGCGGGCTCGCGGCGGCGCCGGGGCCGGGTTGCTGCAGGGCCGGCGATGTGGGGCCTGCCGAATCGAGATCGACCGGGGCGAGATCGCCCGCATCACCGCGGCGGCCGATGACGAGGTGCTGCGCTGCCCGGAATGCGGTGCGATCCTGTTGCGGGTCAAACCGTGA